In Besnoitia besnoiti strain Bb-Ger1 chromosome I, whole genome shotgun sequence, the genomic window TGACGCCTGGAGTGGAATATTTGTGGATTTTACGCCATTTTTTCTTTATTTCCAGGCTTTGTCGGCTTGGGCGTGATGGGGCGGTCTATGGCTTCGCACCTTCTGCGGGCGGGGTATCGCGTCAAGGTCTACAAGTGAGAGACTGTCTTGAGTTGGATGGGTGCTTGCCTGCACCCGGCTCCAGGGGAGTGCTTCTCAGAAAGAAATAATATATAAAAACCTAGAAACTCAGTTAAGTGAGTGCGACATGGAGTCTAGCCTAGTTGTTTCTTGATTGGTTTTTTTTGTCTGCAGCCGAACGCTGCAGAAGTGCAAGCCCCTCGAAGAGCTCGGCGCAGTTGTCGCCAAGGACTACAGAGACGTcgcggagggcagcgacgTAGTCATCAGCATCGTTGGCTTTCCGCAGGACGTTGAGCAAGTCTACCGTGAGTCCGCTGCTCTCGAAGAGCCGCGCCTTTTGCCTGCAGACCGAAGTTTGGATTAAACAACCGTCTCAGCAAACATACGCCACGCCGCGGCTCCAGTGCAAGCAActgcatacatataaatacaATTTACTCAGATATaggtatgtatgtgtgtatatgtgcgCATATATACGTccacacatacatgcatacatacatcaATGTGCATGTAAATCAATGTGTATATACGTGCCTGTGTGTAAGTTCGGAAGGGAGGTCGAGGGGGTAGTTGCGGGATTGTTCTATCTCGGGAAACTTCGCAAACGCGCTGCGTACGGGCGTCAAGCCCGCAGGCCGCTCTCCCGGTTAAGTGTTTTCTTGAGCCGCCCACCTCCGCAAACAGAGACACAGATGCGTCCACGTGCGGCTGAGAGGTCTTTTTCAACTTTTCGGTTGGTCTGACTTGCATGCATTCGCAGtgggcgaggcaggcgccttGGCTGGGCTCCGCCCGGGCGCTGTCATTGTGGACATGACGACGAGCTCGCCAgccgtcgcggcgaagcTCTACGAAGCTGCGCAGAAGACAAAAGTCTTTGCCCTCGACGCGCCGGTTTCTGGAGGTACAAACCGAAAGCGAAACAGGCATAAGCCAGAAGGCCCAAGCTGCGAAAGTGAAGAGATCTACGCGCGCCAGAAAACCCACCGCGGCTGCACCCGCTATCCGATAAATAGCATATGTTTAAGTCAACTTACAGGGATATATATTGATTTATTTGTATCTACCAACAGATGTATATTTACTATTTGTGTCTATCTCCAGATATCTTTTCTCCACCTACAGATATGCAGGTAGTTGTCTGCGTCTAcctacaaatatatatatatatatatatatatatgattcCATACGTACAAACAACCGTTTTTGCATATGCATACGTGCATGCGCGTATGGCGATGCGAATTCCGCTGCCAGCTTGTGTAGTGCTGGTCCCCTAAGCACAGGCGGCGGACTTTCCAGGCACTCCAGATAGCGCTGAAGCTCTTCCGTGAGCGAGTTACGTATTCGatcgtcttcgctgcgagGTTGTTAGCTTTCCCTGTTCTGCAGgcgacgtcggcgcgcgggaggcgcggctgtcgatcatgtgcggcggcgacgcggaagccttcgccgcggtcgtGCCTCTGCTGGAGGTCCTCGGCAAGCAAATCATCCACACCGGCGGCCCTGGCTCGGGTGAgtgctcgccgcgaggcaaCGCGTCTTTCAGCGCAGAGAAAACTGCACCTCAGTGAGAgcgggaggcgctcgcggactTAAGGGAGCCCGAGAGAGCTGCTGGAGGTTGCTGAAGCCAAGGCGCGtcgaggcagcagccggcgagcACGCGTCGACGCATCGAAACGGGGGGTGAAtgaggagggagacaggcgcTCTCTCGGAAGGGCACTCCTATGCAGAGGCGATTCCTGCGTTGTCGCATTGCCTGCTGtccgctcgcgtctcgcaGGCCAGCACACAAAGATGACGAATCAGATCTTGATTGCGACAAACATGATTGGCGTCGTTGAAGGTGAGGAAACGAAAAACAAAGCGCGATGCGCTCTCGACGGGGActcgcctcgcagcggcgctcccCCGCTCCCTGGGGGTTTCTCTGCCGCcctgccttttcttctctggcTAGATGTTGTGTCTGAAGTCAGGCGATCGGCATATGCGGAAGAGCGTGTGCCTGTGTGTGTCCTGGGCGCTTCCACGCGAACCGAGCTAGGGACGTGTGAGCGTACTTAGCGCGAATGTacgcagacggcgggggTTAGGAGACGCGCATCTGTGCACATGCACGCATCGACGCGTGGCGGGTTTCGGGCGGGCACACGTCgagaggctgctgctgcgctgcggtTTTTCAGCTCTTCTGTACGCGAGGCGCATGGGGC contains:
- a CDS encoding 3-hydroxyisobutyrate dehydrogenase (encoded by transcript BESB_000690); translated protein: MHSTPGWNSEALAAARASLVTCAPGRTQIGFVGLGVMGRSMASHLLRAGYRVKVYNRTLQKCKPLEELGAVVAKDYRDVAEGSDVVISIVGFPQDVEQVYLGEAGALAGLRPGAVIVDMTTSSPAVAAKLYEAAQKTKVFALDAPVSGGDVGAREARLSIMCGGDAEAFAAVVPLLEVLGKQIIHTGGPGSGQHTKMTNQILIATNMIGVVEALLYARRMGLDLEKTLAAVSTGAAGSWSLSNYAPRILKGDFEPGFYVEHFVKDMGIALEEARRANLSLPGLALANQLYISVTALGLEKKGIQALQLALDNMNNACEPREAGS